Proteins from a single region of Syntrophales bacterium:
- a CDS encoding ATP-binding cassette domain-containing protein: MRTVIEARNLRKAFGNLVAIDDLSFTVAAGECFGILGPNGAGKTSTIRMIYAFSPPSGGTLAVLGMDITRQARQVKARIGVCQQENAVDPDLTVLQNLEVFASYFNIPAVEARKRSRELLKFMALETREKSKPGELSGGMLRRLVIARALLNRPELLILDEPTTGLDPQTRHQLWERLENLKREGLTILLTTHYMDEAARLCDRLLIVDKGRLLVEGKPAELIQQHVGRHVLEVVEPAGGIETFLREQGASFENLGHRIIVSIDDGEDLCLKIRKRFGEVECIMRMATLEDVFLRLTGRELRE, from the coding sequence GTGAGAACGGTCATTGAAGCAAGAAACCTCCGCAAGGCCTTCGGCAATCTCGTCGCGATCGATGATCTCTCCTTTACCGTTGCCGCCGGGGAATGTTTCGGGATTCTGGGGCCAAACGGAGCGGGAAAGACCTCGACCATCCGGATGATCTACGCCTTTTCCCCGCCAAGCGGCGGGACCCTTGCGGTGCTTGGCATGGACATAACAAGGCAGGCGCGGCAAGTGAAGGCCCGAATTGGCGTCTGCCAGCAGGAAAACGCCGTCGATCCCGACCTTACCGTGCTGCAGAATCTTGAGGTCTTTGCCAGTTATTTCAATATTCCCGCAGTGGAGGCCAGAAAGAGGTCGCGGGAGCTTCTCAAATTCATGGCGCTGGAAACCCGGGAGAAATCAAAACCCGGCGAACTGTCCGGCGGAATGCTCCGACGCCTCGTGATCGCCCGGGCCCTCCTCAACCGTCCGGAACTGCTTATCCTCGACGAACCGACAACCGGGCTCGATCCCCAGACCCGCCACCAGTTGTGGGAGCGTCTGGAAAATCTCAAGCGGGAAGGACTTACCATTCTGCTGACAACGCACTATATGGATGAAGCCGCCCGTCTCTGCGACCGGCTTCTGATCGTGGACAAAGGGCGACTTCTGGTTGAAGGCAAACCGGCCGAATTGATCCAACAACATGTTGGCCGCCATGTTCTGGAGGTCGTCGAACCGGCGGGCGGGATTGAGACGTTTTTGCGGGAACAGGGGGCGTCGTTTGAAAACCTCGGCCACCGCATCATCGTCAGCATAGATGACGGAGAGGACCTCTGCCTGAAGATCCGCAAACGTTTCGGCGAGGTAGAGTGCATCATGCGCATGGCGACGCTGGAGGATGTCTTTCTTCGCCTCACCGGAAGGGAACTGAGGGAATGA
- a CDS encoding ABC transporter permease: MSIKTKLSSRLLRVWRRNLLVYMQSWRVRSLPPLLEPIFYLAAFGAGLGALISNVAYDGATISYPRFIAPALIAIAVMNNAFFETSYASFVRMYYQKTFDAMMTTPLTVQEIIAGEILWGATKAVIVTAIMMAVISAFGLISYPGGLLLLPLALLGGLAFGGAGMICTALVPNIELFNLPIFLFITPMFLFGGTFFPLANLPGWAQTTAVFLPLTHLVNLSRSFATGTFNASTLIGIAYLTVFCMATLPTALYLMRRRLIK; the protein is encoded by the coding sequence ATGAGCATTAAGACAAAGCTTTCTTCCCGTCTGTTGCGGGTTTGGCGGAGAAACCTGCTCGTCTATATGCAGAGCTGGAGGGTCAGGTCCCTGCCGCCGCTCCTCGAACCAATCTTCTATCTTGCCGCCTTTGGGGCAGGTCTGGGCGCACTTATCAGCAACGTTGCCTACGATGGAGCGACCATCTCGTACCCCCGTTTTATCGCCCCGGCGCTGATCGCCATTGCGGTGATGAACAACGCCTTTTTCGAGACCAGTTATGCATCCTTCGTCCGGATGTACTATCAGAAAACCTTTGATGCGATGATGACAACGCCGCTTACCGTGCAGGAGATCATCGCCGGCGAGATACTGTGGGGAGCGACAAAGGCGGTTATCGTGACGGCGATCATGATGGCGGTGATCAGCGCCTTTGGGTTGATCAGCTATCCCGGGGGCCTGCTTCTGCTGCCGCTGGCCCTGCTGGGCGGACTGGCCTTCGGCGGGGCGGGGATGATCTGCACGGCCCTGGTTCCGAATATTGAACTGTTCAATCTACCGATTTTTCTGTTCATAACACCGATGTTTCTCTTCGGCGGGACCTTTTTCCCATTGGCAAATCTGCCGGGCTGGGCGCAGACAACGGCTGTTTTTCTCCCGCTGACCCATCTGGTCAACCTTTCCCGTTCGTTTGCAACCGGCACCTTTAACGCCTCTACCCTGATTGGAATCGCCTATCTGACGGTTTTCTGCATGGCAACCCTGCCTACAGCCCTCTATTTGATGCGGCGCCGTCTCATTAAATGA
- a CDS encoding universal stress protein encodes MVEYPRYEKVLFCTDFSENSDQAFSYAFGISRRDGSDLYILHVMTYPNNYPHYVEGYLSAKEWRKVEDAHQKAIEQNFEDLYLSKIKDKEHVHAVIKIGREDEEVLDFAKKEGIDIVVVGTHGRTGLKHAVLGSVAEKIVRQSPVPVLVVPGKK; translated from the coding sequence ATGGTTGAATATCCAAGATACGAAAAGGTGCTTTTCTGTACGGACTTTTCCGAAAATTCAGACCAGGCATTCAGTTACGCGTTCGGAATATCGCGGCGGGATGGGAGTGATTTGTACATTCTGCATGTGATGACATACCCGAATAATTATCCGCACTATGTAGAGGGTTATTTGAGCGCCAAGGAGTGGAGGAAGGTAGAGGATGCCCACCAGAAGGCAATCGAGCAAAATTTTGAAGATCTGTATCTTAGCAAGATAAAAGACAAGGAGCATGTGCACGCCGTGATCAAGATCGGCCGCGAAGATGAGGAAGTGCTTGATTTCGCTAAAAAAGAAGGCATTGACATCGTTGTTGTAGGCACACACGGCAGAACTGGGCTAAAACATGCGGTTCTGGGAAGCGTGGCTGAAAAAATCGTCCGGCAGTCGCCTGTTCCGGTCCTCGTCGTCCCCGGTAAAAAATAG